The following are encoded together in the Mycolicibacterium arabiense genome:
- a CDS encoding lysylphosphatidylglycerol synthase transmembrane domain-containing protein has product MRVDGRDITVSGDLLQPLHRRTNDILRLLIATVVLAIIVMSSLVTRQDWVALEESISDILGVLTPAQSNLVYLVYGLAIVALPFVILIGLIATRQFKLLGAYAAAGLIAILALSITSNGIAAPQWHLDLSERLNTTLSQFLDDPRWIAMLAAVLTVSGPWVPARWRRWWWTLLLAFVPIHLVVSAVVPARSLLGLSAGWFVGALTVLVVGTPALEVPLAAAVRALGRRGCTVSELRVVRPAGPGPLLMSAFCTDGNGPAVVEMYGPNQRIGGALRQLWRYLTLRNDETAPLQTSMRRAVEHRALMAIAIGDLELSNTTTMAVAALDRGWTLYAHTDADGEPLTAAVPVDVPWRALRALHGHQISHGDLRAGAITIVDGKAVFGGFGHAEYGASDAQLQSDVAQLLLTTTALHGAQAAVAAASAAFGADTVLTASRRLSKSAMPQRLRKSVSDAKAVMSTARDEVKRHTGAERIQAETVTRFSRSQLVQLVLLVALVYVAYPFISTVPAFFAELSSANWWWALLGLAVSALRYVGAASALWACALEKVSLLNLTIMQVAATFAATTTPAGVGGLALSTRFLQKSGLGTLRATAAVALQQSVQVITHVTLLIFFAAFAGASANLERFVPSATVLYLIGGAALGVVGAFLFIPKARRWLATAVRPRLSEVAHDLAELAREPKRLALIVIGCATSTLGAALALWASVEAFGGDTSFVTVTVVTMIGGTLASAAPTPGGVGAVEAALIGGLAAFGVPAAVAVPSVLLYRVLTCWLPVFIGWPVMRWLTRNDMI; this is encoded by the coding sequence ATGCGCGTCGACGGCCGGGACATCACCGTCTCGGGCGACCTGTTGCAGCCGCTGCACCGGCGCACCAACGACATCCTGCGGCTGCTGATCGCCACCGTCGTCCTGGCGATCATCGTGATGAGTTCGCTCGTCACCCGGCAGGACTGGGTGGCGCTGGAGGAGTCGATCTCCGACATCCTCGGGGTGCTCACGCCTGCCCAGTCCAACCTGGTCTACCTGGTCTACGGCCTGGCGATCGTCGCGCTGCCGTTCGTGATCCTCATCGGGCTCATCGCGACCCGGCAGTTCAAGCTGCTCGGCGCCTACGCCGCAGCCGGGCTGATCGCCATCCTCGCGCTGTCCATCACGTCCAACGGGATCGCAGCGCCGCAGTGGCACCTCGACCTGTCCGAACGGCTCAACACCACGCTGTCGCAGTTCCTCGACGATCCACGGTGGATCGCGATGCTGGCGGCGGTGCTGACCGTCTCGGGCCCGTGGGTGCCCGCCCGGTGGCGGCGATGGTGGTGGACCCTGCTGCTGGCGTTCGTGCCCATCCACCTCGTCGTGAGTGCGGTGGTCCCGGCCCGTTCCCTGCTCGGCCTCTCCGCGGGCTGGTTCGTCGGCGCGCTGACCGTGCTCGTCGTCGGGACGCCGGCTCTGGAAGTGCCCCTGGCCGCCGCCGTTCGGGCACTGGGCCGGCGCGGCTGCACCGTCTCCGAACTCCGCGTGGTGCGTCCCGCCGGTCCGGGGCCGCTGCTGATGTCGGCGTTCTGCACGGATGGCAACGGGCCCGCCGTCGTCGAGATGTACGGCCCCAACCAGCGCATCGGCGGCGCCCTCCGACAGCTGTGGCGGTACCTGACCCTGCGCAACGACGAGACCGCTCCCCTGCAGACCTCGATGCGCCGGGCGGTGGAACACCGTGCGCTGATGGCTATTGCGATCGGCGATCTCGAACTGTCCAACACCACGACCATGGCCGTGGCCGCGCTCGACCGCGGCTGGACGCTGTACGCCCACACCGACGCCGACGGCGAGCCGTTGACCGCCGCGGTGCCCGTCGACGTCCCCTGGCGGGCGTTGCGCGCGCTGCACGGCCATCAGATCTCGCACGGCGACCTGCGCGCCGGTGCGATCACCATCGTCGACGGCAAGGCGGTGTTCGGCGGATTCGGCCACGCCGAGTACGGCGCATCGGATGCTCAGCTGCAGTCCGACGTCGCGCAGCTGCTGCTGACGACCACCGCGCTGCACGGCGCCCAGGCCGCGGTCGCGGCGGCCAGCGCCGCGTTCGGTGCGGACACCGTACTGACCGCATCGCGTCGGCTGTCGAAATCAGCCATGCCGCAACGTCTTCGGAAATCCGTCAGCGATGCCAAGGCCGTGATGTCGACCGCGCGTGACGAGGTGAAGCGCCACACCGGGGCCGAGCGGATCCAGGCCGAGACCGTGACGCGGTTCAGCCGCAGTCAGCTCGTCCAGTTGGTGCTGCTCGTCGCCCTCGTCTACGTCGCGTACCCGTTCATCAGCACGGTGCCCGCGTTCTTCGCCGAATTGAGCAGCGCCAACTGGTGGTGGGCACTACTGGGCCTCGCGGTGTCCGCGCTGCGGTACGTCGGCGCGGCGTCGGCGCTGTGGGCCTGCGCGTTGGAGAAGGTCAGCCTGCTCAACCTGACGATCATGCAGGTGGCCGCCACCTTCGCCGCGACCACCACCCCCGCTGGCGTCGGCGGCCTGGCGTTGAGCACCCGGTTCCTGCAGAAGTCGGGGCTCGGCACCCTGCGCGCGACCGCGGCCGTCGCTCTGCAGCAGTCGGTGCAGGTGATCACCCACGTCACGCTGCTGATCTTCTTCGCCGCCTTCGCGGGAGCCTCGGCGAATCTCGAGCGCTTCGTACCCTCGGCCACGGTGCTGTACCTGATCGGCGGTGCCGCACTCGGCGTCGTCGGCGCGTTCCTGTTCATCCCCAAGGCGCGTAGGTGGCTGGCGACGGCGGTACGACCACGCCTGAGCGAGGTCGCGCACGACCTCGCCGAGCTGGCACGCGAACCGAAGCGCCTCGCGCTCATCGTGATCGGCTGCGCGACGTCCACTCTCGGTGCGGCACTGGCACTCTGGGCCAGCGTCGAGGCGTTCGGCGGCGACACCTCGTTCGTCACCGTGACCGTGGTCACGATGATCGGCGGAACCCTGGCCTCGGCCGCGCCGACCCCGGGCGGCGTCGGCGCAGTGGAGGCCGCGCTCATCGGTGGGCTCGCCGCGTTCGGAGTCCCAGCGGCGGTCGCAGTGCCGTCGGTGCTCCTCTACCGGGTGCTGACGTGCTGGCTGCCGGTGTTCATCGGGTGGCCGGTGATGCGGTGGCTGACCCGCAACGACATGATCTGA
- a CDS encoding penicillin-binding transpeptidase domain-containing protein produces MTRRCAVSLVLCVLLLGSTGCSLFSSAGPADAFRAFAEALQRKDAGAAAAVTTDPSAATPVITSMFDGMPTDATLTVEAGEPGDDENQATLAYRWSFGPDRTFDYDAKATATQSGDDWRVQWAPAVLHPRLRDGVSFQYSDDKDFLTPVTDRDGLPLMTWQTVGVVTLAREQAASAAALAPLLQQFAPTITDASIAEQFAGTQDDVVTVVRLREPDLAVVRDQLAQIPGVTVSEQGALLTANRDLSSPAISGLADVWQQKIDAAAGWSVTLVGADGQPTDQLASTPPKDSPPIRTTLDGRLQLLAQQAVAAEPRPAVLVAISPSTGGILAVAQNAAANAQGPVALSGSYPPGSTFKTITTAAALQAGIASPESPQACPGRVTVENRTIPNDDEFDLGTVPLTTAFARSCNTTMAVLSDRLPADALPNMAKLFGIGVDFVVPGITTITGNVPNADTPAQKVENGIGQGTVTVSPFGLAVAEASLGHGSTITPTLVVGEQTTADTESQPIPPEIVDSLRAMMRQTVTDGTATELRDVVGLGGKTGTAEFGDNTSSHGWFAGIVDDIAFATLVVGGNTSAPAITVTGDFLRPAVGG; encoded by the coding sequence ATGACTCGACGTTGCGCCGTATCGCTCGTGCTCTGTGTCCTCCTGCTGGGATCGACGGGGTGTTCGCTGTTCTCGTCAGCCGGCCCGGCCGACGCGTTCCGTGCCTTCGCCGAGGCGTTGCAGCGCAAGGACGCGGGCGCCGCGGCAGCCGTCACCACCGACCCGTCCGCGGCCACGCCGGTCATCACGTCGATGTTCGACGGCATGCCCACCGACGCCACGCTGACCGTCGAGGCCGGCGAACCGGGCGACGACGAGAACCAGGCGACGTTGGCCTACCGGTGGTCGTTCGGGCCGGACAGGACGTTCGACTACGACGCCAAGGCCACCGCCACGCAGTCCGGTGACGACTGGCGCGTGCAGTGGGCGCCTGCCGTACTGCACCCCCGGCTGCGCGACGGCGTCTCGTTCCAGTACAGCGACGACAAGGACTTCCTCACCCCGGTCACCGACCGCGACGGCTTGCCGCTGATGACCTGGCAGACCGTCGGCGTGGTGACCCTGGCCCGCGAGCAGGCCGCGTCGGCAGCGGCACTGGCCCCGCTGCTGCAGCAGTTCGCCCCCACCATCACCGACGCGAGCATCGCCGAGCAGTTCGCAGGCACCCAGGACGACGTCGTCACCGTGGTCCGGCTCCGCGAGCCGGACCTGGCCGTCGTGCGCGATCAGCTGGCCCAGATACCCGGCGTCACCGTCTCCGAGCAGGGTGCGCTGCTCACCGCGAACCGAGACCTGTCCTCACCGGCGATCAGCGGGCTCGCCGACGTGTGGCAGCAGAAGATCGATGCCGCCGCGGGGTGGTCGGTCACCCTCGTCGGCGCCGACGGCCAACCCACCGACCAGCTCGCGTCGACGCCGCCCAAGGACAGCCCGCCGATCCGCACCACTCTCGACGGCCGGCTGCAACTGCTCGCCCAGCAGGCCGTCGCCGCGGAACCGCGCCCCGCGGTCCTGGTCGCCATCTCCCCCAGCACCGGCGGCATCCTCGCGGTCGCGCAGAACGCCGCCGCGAACGCCCAGGGGCCGGTCGCGCTGTCGGGCAGCTACCCACCCGGTTCCACCTTCAAGACCATCACCACCGCCGCGGCTCTGCAGGCAGGCATCGCCTCACCCGAGAGCCCACAGGCATGTCCGGGACGCGTCACCGTCGAGAACCGGACGATCCCGAACGACGACGAATTCGACCTGGGCACCGTCCCGCTCACCACGGCGTTCGCACGCAGCTGCAACACCACGATGGCCGTACTGTCCGACCGACTCCCAGCCGACGCACTGCCGAACATGGCCAAGCTGTTCGGCATCGGGGTCGACTTCGTCGTCCCCGGCATCACGACCATCACCGGTAACGTGCCCAACGCCGACACCCCTGCCCAGAAGGTGGAGAACGGCATAGGGCAGGGCACGGTGACCGTGAGCCCGTTCGGCCTCGCGGTCGCCGAGGCCAGCCTCGGGCACGGCTCGACCATCACCCCGACGCTCGTCGTCGGCGAGCAGACCACCGCCGACACGGAGTCGCAGCCCATCCCGCCGGAGATCGTGGACAGCCTGCGCGCCATGATGCGCCAGACCGTCACCGACGGCACCGCGACTGAGCTGCGTGACGTGGTCGGCCTCGGCGGCAAGACCGGAACGGCCGAGTTCGGCGACAACACCAGCTCACACGGCTGGTTCGCCGGGATCGTCGACGACATCGCGTTCGCGACGCTCGTCGTCGGCGGTAACACCTCCGCCCCCGCGATCACGGTCACCGGCGACTTCCTCCGCCCCGCGGTAGGCGGCTGA
- a CDS encoding multidrug effflux MFS transporter, producing the protein MAPDTRPEPTGTITPALLVTLALLSAVAPFATDLYLPAFPTMVDDLHTSATAVQLTLTAFLLGLAAGQLLFGPLSDRFGRVRPLLVGAAVCVVASATTVFAPTIEVLIGARFAQGVAGAAGMVIGRAIIADLASGKAAARAFSLMMIVGGVAPVIAPLAGGFLVGPIGWRGALAVILGLSTLMLLAVVLVVRETHTEHRRAQLRESRATLGSPLRDLLRRVYLGHAVAFCGAFATMMAYISASPFIYQSMMGLSAGQYGAMFGVNALALLGASALSARLIARVEVRRVAAVGMASIVTATVALLALALSPAPAGWLALPLLVIVGSMGLIFGNTTALALGAAPRAAGMASAVLGALQFGVAAAVSPLVSIAGEDTAVPAAIVMVCTSVLAVTSFAIAGRRDDTAGRRDGSRHTATERPTPRKAVVTLERP; encoded by the coding sequence GTGGCGCCAGACACCCGACCCGAACCCACCGGGACCATCACGCCCGCCCTGCTCGTCACGCTGGCGCTGCTGTCGGCGGTGGCGCCGTTCGCCACCGACCTCTACCTGCCGGCGTTCCCCACGATGGTCGACGACCTGCACACCTCGGCGACAGCCGTGCAATTGACGCTCACGGCGTTCCTGCTCGGCCTGGCCGCCGGGCAGCTGCTGTTCGGCCCCCTCTCGGACCGGTTCGGACGCGTGCGACCGCTGCTGGTCGGTGCCGCCGTGTGCGTCGTCGCCAGTGCCACAACCGTTTTCGCGCCCACCATCGAAGTGTTGATCGGCGCCAGGTTCGCCCAGGGGGTCGCAGGCGCGGCAGGCATGGTGATCGGCAGGGCGATCATCGCCGACCTGGCGTCGGGCAAGGCGGCCGCACGGGCATTCAGCCTGATGATGATCGTCGGTGGCGTCGCCCCGGTCATCGCACCGCTCGCAGGCGGTTTCCTGGTCGGCCCGATCGGCTGGCGCGGTGCACTCGCCGTCATCCTCGGCCTGTCCACGCTGATGCTGCTCGCCGTCGTCCTCGTCGTCCGCGAGACCCACACCGAACACCGGCGCGCCCAGCTCCGAGAGTCACGCGCCACGCTGGGCTCGCCACTACGCGACCTGCTCAGGCGCGTCTACCTCGGCCACGCCGTCGCGTTCTGCGGCGCGTTCGCGACGATGATGGCCTACATCTCGGCGTCGCCGTTCATCTACCAGTCGATGATGGGACTGAGCGCCGGGCAGTACGGCGCGATGTTCGGCGTCAATGCACTCGCCCTGCTCGGCGCGAGCGCGCTGTCGGCACGCCTGATCGCGCGCGTCGAGGTCCGCAGGGTGGCCGCGGTCGGCATGGCGTCGATCGTGACGGCGACCGTGGCGCTGCTGGCCCTGGCGCTGTCCCCCGCACCGGCCGGCTGGCTGGCGCTACCCCTGCTGGTGATCGTCGGCAGCATGGGCCTGATCTTCGGGAACACCACCGCACTCGCCCTTGGCGCCGCCCCGCGCGCCGCGGGCATGGCGTCGGCCGTTCTGGGCGCACTGCAGTTCGGCGTCGCCGCAGCGGTATCGCCGCTGGTGAGCATCGCCGGTGAAGACACGGCCGTCCCGGCCGCGATCGTCATGGTGTGCACCAGCGTGCTGGCGGTGACCAGCTTCGCGATCGCCGGCAGGCGCGACGACACCGCCGGCAGGCGCGACGGCTCTCGACACACCGCCACTGAGCGCCCGACCCCTCGAAAGGCGGTCGTTACCCTCGAGAGGCCATGA
- a CDS encoding MarR family winged helix-turn-helix transcriptional regulator, with product MSRSDDRHTDTRYADLADVILALARIINADAHSDTGVVELTATEVNVMRCVDRQPGASPSTVAAATGLQRSNLSRALRDLESKGLIERVADETDGRQVRLVPTALAARNLRRLRGHWSRLLSAAGADDHDLDAVLATLRDLELGLAPSAQRKAGVQRP from the coding sequence ATGAGCCGAAGCGACGATCGTCACACCGACACCCGGTACGCCGATCTAGCCGACGTCATCCTGGCGCTGGCCCGAATCATCAACGCCGACGCGCACTCCGACACCGGCGTGGTGGAGCTGACCGCCACCGAGGTCAACGTCATGCGCTGCGTCGACCGTCAGCCCGGCGCGTCGCCGAGTACGGTCGCCGCCGCCACCGGCCTGCAGCGCAGCAACCTCAGCCGTGCTCTGCGCGACCTCGAGTCGAAGGGCCTGATCGAGCGGGTCGCCGACGAGACCGACGGGAGGCAGGTGAGGTTGGTGCCCACCGCGCTCGCAGCACGCAATCTCCGTCGGCTCCGCGGGCACTGGTCGCGGCTGCTGTCAGCCGCCGGAGCCGACGACCACGATCTCGACGCCGTGCTGGCGACGCTGCGCGACCTCGAACTCGGATTGGCGCCGTCAGCGCAACGTAAAGCCGGCGTCCAACGGCCATGA
- a CDS encoding mycofactocin-coupled SDR family oxidoreductase — translation MGTLDGKVAFVTGAARGMGRAHAVRLATEGADVIALDVCAEFDSTDYPGATADDLATTAGLVEALGRRILLLQADVRDGDAVDAAVADGMAEFGRLDVVIANAGIIRVTDTDDRRRTFREIVDVNLIGVWNTVDASIPALVEGGRGGSIVLTSSTQGIKASGTERPGLQAYAASKRALVALMQGWAMQLAPHSIRVNTIHPSGVATDMILNSSTMALSAAGDPWLATQQNALPITLVTPDEIAGAVVWLVSDAGRFITGTSWPLDAGFTLR, via the coding sequence ATGGGGACACTCGACGGCAAGGTCGCCTTCGTCACCGGCGCCGCCCGCGGCATGGGACGGGCGCATGCGGTGCGGCTCGCCACCGAGGGCGCCGACGTGATCGCCCTCGACGTCTGCGCCGAGTTCGACTCCACCGACTACCCGGGGGCGACGGCCGACGACCTGGCCACCACCGCGGGACTGGTCGAGGCACTGGGTCGGCGAATCCTGCTGCTGCAGGCCGACGTTCGGGACGGCGACGCCGTGGATGCGGCGGTGGCCGACGGCATGGCCGAGTTCGGCCGCCTCGACGTCGTGATCGCCAACGCGGGCATCATCCGGGTCACCGACACCGACGACCGGCGCCGGACCTTCCGGGAGATCGTCGACGTCAACCTCATCGGGGTATGGAACACGGTGGACGCGAGCATCCCCGCGCTGGTCGAGGGCGGTCGTGGCGGCTCGATCGTGCTGACCAGTTCGACCCAGGGCATCAAGGCCTCGGGCACCGAGCGTCCCGGGTTGCAGGCCTACGCCGCGTCGAAGCGCGCGCTGGTCGCGTTGATGCAGGGCTGGGCCATGCAACTGGCGCCGCACTCGATCAGGGTCAACACCATCCACCCCAGCGGCGTCGCCACGGACATGATCCTGAACTCCTCGACCATGGCCCTGTCCGCGGCCGGCGACCCGTGGCTCGCGACGCAGCAGAACGCGCTGCCGATCACGTTGGTGACACCGGACGAGATCGCAGGCGCGGTGGTCTGGCTGGTCTCCGACGCCGGCAGGTTCATCACCGGCACGTCATGGCCGTTGGACGCCGGCTTTACGTTGCGCTGA
- a CDS encoding oxygenase MpaB family protein, which translates to MVAGPEGPANRARIHDTPGPRWFGEDRPIRRVHGDASMFVGGLRALLLQSLHPLAMAGVAEHSDYRGDPWGRLQRTSTFLAVTTFGPADDAQRAVDKVRGIHRRVRGTAADGRAYEASDPHLLEWVHVAEIDSFLVAHQLYGAKPLDQQGRDDYVADTARVAAALGVVDPPRTEAELKQRISDYRPELTGSAAARDAAKFLLLTPPLPLLARPPYGILAATSVAMLPGWARSPLRLPYLPPVEATAVRVAGRTLVGGIRWVLDSGG; encoded by the coding sequence ATGGTGGCCGGCCCGGAGGGCCCCGCCAATCGCGCCCGCATCCACGACACCCCGGGCCCGCGGTGGTTCGGTGAGGACCGGCCGATCAGGCGGGTGCACGGCGACGCGTCGATGTTCGTCGGCGGGCTGCGTGCCCTACTGCTGCAGTCGCTGCATCCGCTGGCGATGGCGGGCGTGGCCGAGCACTCCGACTACCGCGGCGATCCGTGGGGACGGCTGCAGCGCACCAGCACCTTCCTCGCCGTGACCACGTTCGGTCCCGCTGACGACGCGCAGCGGGCCGTCGACAAGGTCCGCGGCATTCATCGCCGGGTACGCGGGACCGCAGCCGACGGGCGGGCCTACGAGGCCTCCGACCCCCACCTGCTGGAGTGGGTGCACGTCGCCGAGATCGACAGCTTCCTCGTCGCACACCAGCTCTACGGCGCCAAGCCCCTCGACCAGCAGGGCCGCGACGACTACGTCGCGGACACCGCTCGGGTGGCCGCCGCACTCGGGGTCGTCGACCCGCCGCGCACGGAAGCCGAACTGAAGCAACGCATCTCCGACTACCGGCCGGAGTTGACCGGCTCGGCAGCCGCGCGGGATGCTGCGAAGTTCCTGCTGCTGACCCCGCCGCTGCCGCTGCTGGCTCGACCCCCGTACGGCATCCTCGCCGCGACGTCGGTCGCGATGCTGCCGGGCTGGGCCCGCTCGCCGCTGCGGTTGCCCTACCTGCCGCCGGTGGAGGCCACCGCCGTCCGCGTCGCGGGGCGGACGCTGGTCGGCGGCATCCGCTGGGTCCTCGACAGCGGCGGCTAA
- a CDS encoding SpoIIE family protein phosphatase, producing the protein MSDPNFDDLWENAPCGHIVATPDGRIVMVNATLAGWLGHAPDAMRGRFVTDLLTIGGAIHYETHFGPLLHMSGDLTGVTLDFVATDGRRLPMFLTANVKRSPDGDPALLRLTAQDASDRRAYERELLYERQRAEREGARVKVFAETLRRSLLPPVLSPPDGLEAADYYYAASEDDIGGDFYDLFPLSRSTWGFFLGDVSGKGVDAAVLTGLTRYTLRAAAAIDDEPVVVLRNLDTVLAQALGNDATRFCTLIYGRLTPSEGGFDAEMASGGHPPPLVLYADGTAYYADTTGGQAVGMTKNPHFVSTRLRLEPGDTLVLYTDGLTEASTGRGYERYDDTGALLAFARENSPTTAPAIMTAIHGLLDGLGTGVEDDAAVLALSVTA; encoded by the coding sequence ATGAGCGACCCGAACTTCGACGACCTTTGGGAGAACGCCCCCTGCGGACACATCGTCGCGACCCCCGACGGCAGGATCGTCATGGTCAACGCCACGCTCGCCGGCTGGTTGGGCCACGCCCCCGACGCGATGCGAGGCAGGTTCGTCACGGATCTGCTGACGATCGGCGGCGCGATCCACTACGAGACCCATTTCGGCCCGCTCCTGCACATGAGCGGTGACCTCACGGGCGTCACCCTCGACTTCGTCGCGACCGACGGCAGGCGGTTGCCGATGTTCCTCACCGCCAACGTGAAGCGTTCGCCCGACGGCGATCCCGCGTTGCTCCGCCTCACCGCGCAGGACGCGAGCGATCGCCGCGCCTACGAACGCGAGCTGCTGTACGAGCGGCAACGCGCCGAGCGCGAGGGCGCCCGGGTCAAGGTCTTCGCGGAGACGCTGCGGCGATCGCTGCTGCCGCCGGTGCTGTCGCCGCCCGACGGTCTCGAGGCCGCCGACTACTACTACGCCGCCTCCGAGGATGACATCGGCGGTGACTTCTACGACCTGTTCCCGCTGTCGCGTTCGACGTGGGGTTTCTTCCTCGGCGACGTCTCCGGCAAGGGGGTGGACGCAGCAGTGCTCACGGGCCTGACCCGCTACACGCTGCGCGCGGCGGCGGCCATCGACGACGAGCCGGTGGTGGTGCTCCGCAACCTCGACACGGTGCTCGCCCAGGCACTCGGGAACGACGCAACCCGGTTCTGCACGCTGATCTACGGCCGCTTGACGCCAAGCGAAGGCGGGTTCGACGCCGAGATGGCCAGCGGCGGCCACCCGCCGCCACTGGTGCTGTACGCCGACGGCACCGCGTACTACGCCGACACCACCGGTGGCCAGGCCGTCGGCATGACCAAGAACCCGCACTTCGTGTCGACCCGGCTGCGGCTCGAACCGGGCGACACGCTGGTCCTCTACACCGACGGATTGACCGAGGCCAGCACCGGACGCGGGTATGAGCGCTACGACGACACCGGTGCGCTGCTGGCGTTCGCTCGGGAGAACTCCCCCACCACCGCCCCGGCGATCATGACCGCCATCCACGGTCTCCTCGACGGCTTGGGTACCGGTGTCGAGGACGACGCCGCGGTGCTCGCACTGAGCGTGACCGCTTGA
- a CDS encoding alpha/beta fold hydrolase: MDVRVRNKITVVGDDGPTLLLSHGFGCDQNMWRAVVERLRSDFRLVLFDHVGFGGSDASAWDPVKYSSLQGFADDVVDIVTELDLSDVTFVGHSVSSMIGALAVIAEPDRFAKLVLITPSPRYIDDADYRGGFSRADIDELLDSLDSNYLGWSRAMASSIVGPDHADLQEEWSTTFCRSDPARSQVFARTTFLSDNRADLPRIPVPSLIIESAHDVIAPREVGEYVHRHIPDSQLVTLPTTGHCPHMTDPDSTARAVAAFVQPG, encoded by the coding sequence GTGGACGTGCGTGTCAGAAACAAGATCACCGTCGTCGGCGACGACGGCCCGACACTGCTGCTGTCCCACGGCTTCGGGTGCGACCAGAACATGTGGCGTGCCGTCGTCGAACGACTCCGGTCCGACTTCCGGTTGGTGCTGTTCGATCACGTCGGCTTCGGCGGGTCCGATGCCTCGGCCTGGGACCCGGTGAAGTACTCGTCCCTGCAGGGATTCGCCGACGACGTCGTCGACATCGTGACCGAACTCGACCTGTCGGACGTCACGTTCGTCGGTCACTCGGTGTCGTCGATGATCGGGGCGCTCGCGGTCATCGCAGAGCCCGACCGCTTCGCGAAGCTGGTCCTGATTACGCCGTCACCGCGCTACATCGACGACGCCGACTACCGGGGCGGCTTCTCGCGCGCCGACATCGACGAGCTGCTCGACTCACTGGACAGCAACTACCTGGGCTGGTCGCGCGCGATGGCCTCGAGCATCGTCGGCCCCGACCATGCCGACCTGCAGGAGGAGTGGTCAACGACGTTCTGCCGCAGTGACCCCGCGCGCTCGCAGGTGTTCGCCCGCACCACGTTCCTCTCCGACAACCGCGCGGACCTGCCGCGGATCCCCGTGCCGAGCCTGATCATCGAGAGCGCGCACGACGTGATCGCGCCCCGCGAGGTCGGCGAATACGTCCACCGCCACATCCCCGACAGCCAGCTGGTGACGCTGCCGACCACCGGGCATTGTCCGCACATGACCGATCCGGACTCGACCGCCCGGGCCGTCGCCGCCTTCGTGCAGCCCGGATGA
- a CDS encoding acyl-CoA dehydrogenase family protein yields the protein MTDFDELHAELRAVARDVLDRPTVDWRQLVDAGWPGLEVADEMGGAGATFVETAIVLEEIGRAAATTGYLGCALAVAALNAASAADARDDVASRIAAGDTAALATGFEMHGDGTLSGRAEFVPDAAAADHLLLLARDDEGAHVLATAAVTVTPQPVVDETRALAVVTADRATPLNAWPIEGDAEALHERAAVAVACDSLGLAEAMLARTVDYAKVRHQFGRPIGSFQAVKHACADMLVHIAVAREVVEVAVAEVAAGNGAAVSSAMAKSHATSMAVDVAGKAMQLHGGIGYTWESGIHVYLKRAALNRSLYGSPSAHRRALARRYGV from the coding sequence GTGACCGATTTCGACGAACTCCACGCCGAGTTGCGCGCGGTCGCGCGTGACGTGCTCGATCGGCCGACCGTCGACTGGCGACAGCTCGTCGATGCGGGCTGGCCCGGCCTCGAGGTCGCCGACGAAATGGGCGGTGCCGGCGCGACCTTCGTCGAGACCGCGATCGTGCTCGAGGAGATCGGCAGAGCGGCGGCCACCACGGGCTACCTCGGCTGCGCGCTGGCCGTGGCGGCGCTGAACGCCGCGTCGGCGGCAGACGCCCGCGACGACGTGGCAAGCCGCATCGCCGCAGGCGACACCGCGGCCTTGGCCACCGGTTTCGAGATGCACGGCGACGGAACGCTTTCCGGCCGTGCCGAGTTCGTCCCCGACGCCGCGGCCGCCGATCACCTGCTCCTGCTGGCCCGCGACGACGAGGGTGCCCACGTGCTCGCCACCGCCGCGGTCACCGTCACGCCACAACCCGTGGTCGACGAGACGCGCGCGCTGGCCGTGGTGACCGCCGACCGTGCGACACCCTTGAACGCATGGCCGATCGAGGGCGACGCCGAGGCGCTGCACGAGCGCGCAGCGGTGGCGGTGGCGTGCGACAGTCTCGGGCTCGCCGAGGCCATGCTCGCCCGCACCGTCGACTACGCCAAGGTGCGACATCAGTTCGGCAGGCCCATCGGCTCGTTTCAGGCCGTCAAGCACGCGTGCGCGGACATGCTCGTGCACATTGCGGTGGCGCGCGAAGTCGTCGAGGTGGCCGTGGCCGAGGTGGCCGCGGGCAACGGGGCGGCGGTGTCGTCGGCGATGGCCAAGTCCCATGCCACCTCGATGGCCGTCGACGTGGCGGGCAAGGCGATGCAACTGCACGGAGGCATCGGCTACACGTGGGAGAGCGGCATCCACGTCTACCTCAAACGGGCGGCGCTCAACCGCTCGCTGTACGGCTCACCGTCCGCGCATCGGCGCGCGCTGGCACGGCGATACGGCGTTTGA